The following proteins are encoded in a genomic region of Phycisphaerae bacterium:
- a CDS encoding alkaline phosphatase family protein: MRPVGRPAWPWLAVLLFCVLLLPEPALAYIGPGAGFAVGTTLVTLFFAVLSALGALVLWPFRWVIRAIRQRRAHAKARIKRVVVLGLDGLDATLTERFLSEGKLPNFAKLKEQGTYRRLATTVPAMTPVAWSSFLTGCNPGKHNIFDFLTRDKKTYLPALSSVQINPPRKTVKLGRFRIPVSKPDIRLQRKGKPFWNTLGEHGIFSNVIRMPITFPPEPFHGVLLSAMCVPDLRGSQGTFSYYSSAGSTEPEYIGGEQIYVKREGNLIRSHLVGPENTFVEGGGAMRCPFEVRITGPDHALLKVNGETHKLTRGEYTPWITVKFKPGLGVKVNGICEVLLLETEPEFRMYVTPIQIDPARPAMAISHPKVYATYLSKLMGQFATMGLAEDTWGMNARILDDEAFLHQCVEADEERIDMFFDALEKVRRGLCVCVVDGPDRIHHMFWRYLEPEHPGYSGQGGRERRNAIEEMYVRMDELVGDTLAACADPGTLLWVISDHGCASFRRGIDLNVWLEQNGYLKLKPDGRGQRYLTGVDWSQTRAYCIGLTGIWLNIRGREAQGIVDPKDAAALRDELVGKLTGLRDAQDGQVAINRVFDAQKVYRGPYKSEAPDLIIGYNAGYRVSWEAAIGQPTDRLFHENTKAWSGDHIIDPKLVPGVLFSNRKIADEQPHIADLGPTVLELFGVAVPEHMDGRPLRVADADGSYPDGNHGQERAAAQAVSEAAA, encoded by the coding sequence ATGCGGCCGGTTGGACGGCCGGCCTGGCCGTGGCTGGCGGTCTTGCTGTTCTGCGTCCTGCTGCTGCCGGAGCCGGCGCTCGCGTATATCGGACCTGGGGCGGGCTTCGCGGTCGGCACGACGCTGGTGACGTTGTTCTTCGCGGTGTTGTCCGCGCTTGGGGCCTTGGTCCTGTGGCCGTTCCGGTGGGTGATCCGTGCCATCCGGCAACGTCGCGCGCACGCGAAGGCGCGCATCAAGCGCGTGGTCGTGCTCGGCTTGGACGGTCTCGACGCGACCTTGACGGAGCGTTTTCTCAGCGAGGGCAAGCTGCCGAATTTTGCCAAGCTGAAGGAGCAGGGGACTTACCGGCGGTTGGCTACCACCGTGCCGGCCATGACGCCCGTGGCGTGGTCGTCCTTCCTCACAGGCTGCAACCCCGGCAAGCACAACATCTTTGACTTTCTGACGCGCGACAAGAAAACCTATCTGCCGGCGTTGTCGTCGGTGCAGATCAATCCCCCGCGCAAGACGGTCAAGCTCGGTCGGTTTCGCATCCCGGTCAGTAAGCCGGACATCCGCCTGCAACGCAAGGGCAAGCCCTTTTGGAACACACTGGGCGAGCACGGCATCTTCAGCAATGTCATCCGCATGCCGATCACGTTTCCGCCGGAGCCGTTCCACGGCGTGCTGCTGTCGGCGATGTGCGTGCCTGACCTGCGCGGCAGCCAGGGGACGTTTTCGTACTACTCGAGCGCGGGCAGCACCGAGCCGGAGTACATCGGCGGCGAACAGATCTACGTGAAGCGCGAGGGGAATCTCATCCGGTCGCATCTCGTCGGCCCGGAGAACACGTTCGTGGAGGGCGGGGGGGCGATGCGCTGTCCGTTCGAGGTGCGCATCACCGGGCCCGATCACGCGCTGCTGAAAGTCAACGGCGAGACGCACAAGCTGACGCGCGGCGAATACACGCCGTGGATCACCGTGAAGTTCAAGCCGGGGCTGGGCGTGAAGGTGAACGGCATCTGCGAGGTGCTGCTGCTGGAGACCGAGCCCGAGTTCCGGATGTATGTCACGCCGATCCAGATCGACCCGGCGCGGCCGGCGATGGCGATTTCGCATCCGAAGGTGTACGCGACGTACTTGTCGAAGCTGATGGGGCAGTTCGCGACGATGGGGCTGGCGGAAGACACGTGGGGGATGAACGCCCGCATCCTGGATGACGAGGCGTTTCTGCACCAGTGCGTGGAAGCGGACGAGGAGCGCATCGACATGTTCTTCGATGCGCTGGAGAAGGTGCGGCGCGGCCTGTGCGTGTGCGTGGTCGACGGCCCGGACCGCATCCATCACATGTTCTGGCGCTACCTGGAGCCGGAGCACCCGGGCTACAGCGGGCAGGGCGGCCGCGAGCGCCGCAACGCGATCGAGGAAATGTACGTCCGGATGGACGAGCTGGTCGGCGACACGCTGGCGGCGTGCGCTGACCCGGGCACGCTGCTCTGGGTGATTTCCGACCACGGCTGCGCGTCGTTCCGGCGGGGGATCGATCTGAACGTCTGGCTCGAGCAGAACGGCTACCTGAAATTGAAGCCGGACGGCCGCGGCCAGCGGTATCTCACCGGCGTCGATTGGTCCCAGACGCGGGCGTATTGCATCGGGCTGACGGGTATCTGGCTGAACATCCGTGGGCGTGAAGCGCAGGGCATCGTGGATCCCAAGGATGCGGCGGCGCTGCGCGACGAGCTGGTCGGCAAGTTGACCGGGTTGCGCGACGCGCAGGATGGCCAAGTCGCGATCAATCGGGTCTTCGACGCGCAAAAGGTCTATCGTGGTCCATACAAAAGCGAGGCACCGGATCTCATCATCGGCTACAACGCGGGCTATCGCGTGAGCTGGGAGGCCGCGATCGGCCAGCCGACGGACAGGCTGTTCCACGAGAACACGAAGGCCTGGAGCGGCGACCACATCATCGATCCCAAGCTCGTGCCGGGTGTGCTGTTCAGCAACCGGAAGATTGCCGACGAGCAGCCGCACATCGCCGATCTCGGGCCGACCGTGCTGGAGCTGTTCGGCGTGGCGGTCCCGGAGCACATGGACGGGCGGCCGCTACGCGTGGCCGACGCGGACGGTTCGTATCCGGACGGGAACCATGGTCAGGAAAGGGCCGCAGCGCAGGCCGTATCCGAGGCTGCTGCGTAG